The sequence below is a genomic window from Mus caroli unplaced genomic scaffold, CAROLI_EIJ_v1.1 scaffold_10505_1, whole genome shotgun sequence.
AAaagcacgagagagagagagagagagagagagagagagagagagagagagagatcttacaATTGTGAACCAAAAATAGTATGCTGCTATTAACAAGTGAGTTGCAGGTGCAAAAATGTGTCAAGACATCTTTAATGCCAATTAGGAATAGTTGCAGAGAGCAGAACATTGAGTCTTGACACATTAATTAATATTCCTTATTGCTCACATATTATTCTTTAATACTTTAAACTACACCTTCTCAAATGTTTTGTAAACTCTTCATTGTATAGGGAAAagtgaaataattatatatagcCATTTACTCACAGTCATACCTAGAATAGGAAAAGACTTCAGAGCTCAAATGTAAACATAAGCTTGTACTTAAGCTAATGCACATTTCCTCTGTCAACTTCAAATTAAATTTGCCTTACTCTAAACAATGATGGCCATATATTAAGCAATTGCTGATAAGATGCATTCCTTTTCATTCAATTTGTTATAAACTCTATGTCATTCTAGATTTGATATTGCCTTGTCTCCTATGTTCTACACAAACAGGCTAAGAATTTTTATCCCAATTTTGATTTCACTAGGAAATTTAAGAGTACCATGCCTGTACTTATGTCAAAAATCTAGTAAATTTTAACATAGATGCCCTGGCAGCCACATCAAGGCAGTAGATCAGAGGTTTTATTACAGAAAACAGCAGCTGATATCAAATATTTACTGCAGTTATGAAATACCACAGTACATGCTTGGGCCGCACTTTCCCTTTGCTGTTATATCCCAACTATAAGAGATGTCATACTTTATGTGATAGCTGCTATTTTTGCACCCATTACAAATTAAAACGAAAAGGTATTTTTGAGTATTGTGATGGAAGGCCTGCTTACATTATTGACAGATCCTAGTTATATGACAGAAGTGGTAAAGTCAGACATGTGAATACACAGAAGTTTGACCAAGCATTTGAGAATCTTAGATAATGAGATGCAATGAATAAATACAACCTTAAAATAACTAAAGTTATGactaaaatgcaatttttaagAGAAGTAATAAGTATATTTGGGAAACTTGTCATTTCTACCCAATAGGATTATACTTAATAGTATCAAATGAAACTTAAGTTATATTTGGTAAAATTCATGTTATACAGTTTTATCCTAAAATTATGAATATAAGTTGcacagataaaatatatatatatatatatataggaggGAAAGAAACTTAAGGAATCTATTTTATTTGTAGAGATTGATCCATTCATCTGAGATCAGTACTCAGCATAGGagtaaatatctgacaaaattaTCTGATTGAACATAATACTATTTTGTGTGCTGACATTAAAAATGTAAGACTTTTGACCACTAACCACCTTCTCCAGGCCCCATTTCCTTCCACCGAGTTGACTCATCCAGCCTGAATATGAGGGTTTGTACCTAATCTTAGTGTCTTGTTATGTGGTATTTGGTTGATGTGACTGGGTGACCTGCTCTATTTTGAAGGGTGGTGGATCTGGGGAACTGGAGATGTTGGTGGATAGGAAATGGGAGAAACTGAGGGAAGGATGACTGCTGttaggatgtattgtatgaaagaagaataaataaaatatatattaaaacaaaaagaaagattaaataagattaaataaatgtgTGTCAGGGGGtgaaactcacagatatccactaAATACTTTAAATGAACTCATGAGCTATTGGAATGTGTACATTACCACATTTTCCAAACTTAGAAGTTCAGACAATTTATAATAATTCCATGAAATTCACCAATGTGTACTGCAATTTGTACTTACCTATTGAGATAAAATCGtgacttttgttttaattttatacattgGGTAGAAAAACAgtctctctttagtttttcaGATTGTTGCATGAAACAAATATATCAGAAATAAGGGGTATTTTACATttgacaattaaaaaataatattatctGGCTGTTTCAATCATTGCTTCCTCATCTAGAGCGCTAAGCCTGATGCAGTTTTTAAAGCAACTGAAAGTTCTTCTTtcccttgatttcttctttcatttccttgagcaaaatgtttttggtttttcccaCTTGTTCATCTCAGTTATTCTACTTgttaaattttatattctaatatGGTGTGATTGGTTGGTCCCCTCTACATAATAGGCAATCGATGAGCTTCAGATCGTTCATCCAACCTGTTGTGTCTCCTGGGAAACTGTGATTCTATAAGGTAAGAGTGAAATTTGTTAtaaatcttcactttcttctgatCAGATCaggtgaatgagagagagagagagagagagagagagagagagagagagagagagagagaNTAtaaatcttcactttcttctgatCAGATCaggtgaatgagagagagagagagagagagagagagagagagagagagagagagagagagagagagagagagagagagagagagagagaaaggagagtatagggaactttcaggatagcatttgaaatgtatataaagaaaatatctaataaaatagattaaaaaaagaaaaaaaagaaagagttgaaAGAGAGAAGACAATGGTCTAGTACATATTCCAGCCACTTGGGAGTCTGGGGGAAGGGCATCTTTATTTCAAACCCAGCCTTGAAAACTAaggaaaactgtctcaaaatgatAAACAATCAAAAGGCTGTGGTTAtagttacatttttatatataaacatcaCATTCATTGGCAAATTTTACAAAGATGATATATCAATATCTTGTTAGAAAGAGAATATATTGATCCTTTTGTACTGATTGCAGCAATGTGAAGGAAAATAAAGGTTAGTATATTGAGTGacatacatgaaacaaaaatacGTCACATTTTCAGAGAGTTGAAAACTAAAAGAAGTCATGTCACTGAATAAGGCTAGTAATGTGGTGATTACAGAATTGAAAGAGTGTGAACTATTGACTAAAAGGATCCCTCAAATACATCCATGCattaacaattagtgaaaaatgaGGCAATGTATTTGACAGATAATGGAGTGGTTATAGCACAAGGtttgaatgaaggaaagaagtAGCATAAAATTGGTACCATTAAAATGATTGAAATTTGAAGATAATttagaatattttgattttaatatcACAAATTGCAGacatatcatttattttaaaggtaCATCATGAAGCtttacaaataatttaatttaaaaatatgagcaGTTTTATATCCTCGAGGAGTTGGAGCCAGGAACATAGCACCCTTGCCAACTTAGATAGGAAACTTTATAACCTTTTTCTACTTAACTAAATTTTCCATCTAGAGAATATTGAAGTCCAGAATTTTCATCTTTACAACAGGTTATCAACCTCAATTTTGTAAGACTTTCTAATACCATTATTCATATGCTCACATATACATTATACTCCATCCAATCATGTGGATCAATGAATTATAGTCACAGGTTATCCAATCTTAAATTCATTAACTGAGAATCATATTAGccaatatttaaaatagtaaatcatacttctttattttttaaatttaaaacatagatATAATTTATGATACATGTTGCTATCAATAATACATTAATGTTATTTATAAATTGTATTATAATATTCTTTagttcctgttcttttctttttttttttttttttttttttttttttttttttttttcaagacagagtttatctgtatagtcctggctgtcctggaactcactctgtagaccaggctggcctctaactcagaaattcacctgcctctgcctcccaagtgctgggattaaaggtgtgcgccaccattcctggctaatattttttagttcttataaaatgtatttttatttttgagaatgttatacatgtataaaatgaaatatgataaaatatactcTCTATATTCTCCCTTCAATACTCCCATGTATCCCCAATTAAACAGCTATCCAAAATTCATGtctgtgtttttataaaatacagaagTCCCCTTACTGCTGTTTAAGTATGAATGGCTATGatgccatccactggagcatgagaAACCAGGCAGGGTCCACATCCTCAATAAAGAATGATTTCTGTTCCTTGAAAATGTATCAACTCCAAAGAGTTCTTCAGTAACAGAAGAGCCTGGAGAAGAGTACCTCCCCcatttgtgccactatttcaGCAAGCTTGACcctgtgcaggccttgtgcagATAACCATGGAGTCAGAAATGTAATGATTAAGTCATGCCAGAAGAcatttgttatatacatataacaaagtgtatgtgtgtgtgtgcatgcacatctgGGTTTTTCTAGTCATAATTAATGGAGGATTATAATAttcctcattttttattttctatacaatattctatacaatattttatatataatataaatacttattatatgttggaacatttGTTTATAACCAACCAGACATATAAAACATATCAGAAAGGAATTTtttagtgaagatttttaaaactacagtTGGTAATTCAGATCTATAAATATTTAGCtgatgaaaagtaaaataatgttttaaagtagTCAGAATTAAAACATGAGCATAGTACATTTCTATGGGTATTATTGCTTTTTAGGCACCtaatatttgtttgcttatttttgcatGCAATTTGTCTAAAATTAACTTTTCCATATGTATTTACTCCTAGTAACCACAGATCTTTCTTGGGTACTGCATTTGTTCTTCCTCCTGCATCATGGTAGACATTATTCCCTCAGGTTGAAGATATCATCTGCTCCTTTAGTCATATACTTCTAATAGTGAATTATGTATACTCATAGATGTTCATTTAAGTACAACTTGACAGGTTAATTACTATGATTATATACGCACATTTATAATGTACTAGAGTGAATAATGGTAACAAAGGAAACATTTCAACGTACTAAGTTCTGAACTAATGCAAGTGTGAGAACAATTTCCAACTATTCACTCTAGATGAATTCAAACCATAACAGGATGAGGATTCCATTTCataatattgaatagataaggggCAAGGATGATATTTGATAGAAGATGCTGAAAGCAGGAGATATAAAGCAATTCCTATATATGGTTGCATGGATGAGTTGTAACAATGTAAAGCTGAGACAcatgtaaatgattttttttcattttacttctcTCTAAAATGATGTTTCACAAGTATTCGCATTTTAAAGCAGAAGCACTTCAAAAGATCAGAATTCTTAATCTAGATCAATCAtcttttaaatgatatatttgCACACACAGTTATAAGGATACTATACATACTTTGCAGATATGTTCAACATATTTCAGAAAGACAATGTAAATGAATACGCGATGCCTTGTGCAATATTTTTAACCTTGTATCAGTGTTCAGTATGCAGATGaatcatttaaaattactttctttcaAAGTAAACAAATGAAGAACATAAAAACATAGGATTCTCTTACACGATGTGacttgaattttgaaattttaacagGTAATTTCCTGAACCCAGTGTGCTTTGAAGATTGCTCCAAGTAAACACTTCCTTAACTCTCTAGATGGAAAATCAGAACCTCTCTGTGCTGAATGAGTTCATACTCGTGGGCATCACAGATCGCCCTGAACTAAAGGCGCCCTTTTTTGTACTATTCTTTCTCATCTATGTTGCCTCCGTTGTGGGAAATTTGGGCATGATCGCCCTTACCACGTTGGATGAGAGGTTGCAAACACCTATGTACTTTTTTCTCAGACATCTTGCTTTCATTGATTTTGGGTATTCAACAGCTGTGGGACCAAAAACATTGGTAAGCTttgtaacaaataaaaataccatcCCCTATAATTGGTGTGCATTCCAGCTATCTTtgttcatcttcttcatcattaGTGAGTTATTTGTTCTGTCAGCTATGgcttatgaccgctatgtggccatttgCAACCCTCTGCTCTATACTGTCATCATGTCACAGAAAGTCTGCTGGGTATTGGTGACAATTCCTTATCTCTTCAGCGCCTTTCTTTCTCTGATCACCACcatcaaaatttttatttcatccttcTGTGGCTATAATGTTATTAGCCATTTTTATTGTGACAGTCTCCCATTACTGACCTTGATCTGTTCAGGCACACGTGACGTTGAACTTATCATATTGATCTTCTCGGCATTTAATTTGATTTCATCCCTTTCTGTAGTACTCGTGTCCTACACCTTTATCCTGGTGGCCATTCTCAGGATGAACTCTGCAGAAGGCAGACATAAGGCTTTCTCTACCTGTGGGTCTCACCTTACAGTGGTAGTTATATTATATGGGACTCTGTCTTTTATGTATATACAGCCCAAGTCTAGCCACTCTTTTGAGAATGATAAAATGGCCTCTGTGTTCTATACCTTGGTAATTCCTGTGCTAAATCCCATTATCTACAGCTTGAGAAATAAAGAGGTAAAAGGTGCCCTTCAAAAGCTATGGAAAAATGTCTGTAAAGTTTGTATTTAAACTTCAGTTCAAAGGGGAGATATCTCAGAAGCACAAAGTTTGCCTAACATATCCACATCTCTTGTTGCACTCTTGGGTCCtacaagaaataagtaaataaagctaAATTTAATACttaatgtatattaaattaaTCTGATTATATACTATTGCACATAACATGTACTAGACTTTTTAAATACACTGGACCTAAAAGGCATAgtgattttgaaatgttttccttcttttcaaaaTGCAGTTTATCAGAACTGGCTTTTATTTTCGTATTAAACTTGGTTTTACAAAAAGTTCCATGCTGGAGTCTAAAGTTTGGTATTGTTCTTACATTGGCATTTTCCTATGATGAAATGGATGAGACATATTCATGTGTATACCCCACTTTAGACTTTCTTTGGCTAAAGACATCttagtatatttaaatatgtatttttcttttctttcttatgtcaTCTACATCATACTGGCATGCTGCcatttaaaaggaatattttctgttttatggtCTACATATATGCTTTGCAAAGAATAGTGTTTAATTTAACTAAATAATCGAAAGAAATGAGATCTGATCCATTCATACAATTATTGAATATCTGCAAAGATTAATTAAAACAGTATAAAAATAGAGGTTTCTAAATACCAATGTTCATTCTCACAGATTCACAAAACTTAGGACAAGAAACAAGCATTACTTCTAACAGCAGCTGTCTGGATAAGGACATGTTATCTATATAGAAAAATTGAATATCTCAGgcatgaagagaaaggaaataatgtcagaaaaacagaaagggagatAAATTCATGTTAAGAAAACTATGCCAAACTTATAAAGAAGTATTGTCCTCTTgtgtagaattttttaaaagatgtaaaagTAGAACTCGTATTAATAGAAATGGGAAGTTGAACATGTGAAAGGAGGGTGGAAGAAGGTGAACCATATAATGTAGTATGTAAACAccctatatatgtgtgtgaaaatataatgaaaaatattttgtaaaatttaatGTGTATTAGTTGAATTAATAAATGTAGTATTAAGTATTCGACTTGATGGCATATTATGTTAATAATTTTCCACTCAGAATTCTAATAAGTATAATATTTGCAATTTAAATAAGGTGCATATATGATTTGCATcaggaagtaaaaataaaagtgttagcAGATATTGCTTAAACATGAGTTGAAGAAATAGCCATGCTAACGAGAACACAGAAAATCCACATGGCCAAGGGCTATAGACAGCTAAGAAACACTTAGTGGGAGAAATAGTAGTTTGCAGGTAAGAGCATACTTATTGGTTAGCCAATACCATGTGGTCTGGCTATACAAGTAGTATAAAGGGTCTATACAAGTAGTATTGTATAACTGACAAGGTTGTCTTTAggaatatgcatgtatatacataaacatacatgtatgtaacaacaaCTAATGAAAAGCAGGTAATgaattgagaaagagaaagaggaggaaaatgtgAGAGGTTAGAGGAATGAAAAGGTAgtgagaaatgatataattatattacaagttcaaaaataaaagaaaaaagaaaatgaaagattttaaaataaggttGTTCATAAGCTGTCAAAGAAAGTATAAAGTTTTAAGTCTAAGTGAAATTTTCAAAGCAGATGTAGGATATTCATAATGGTAAACATAAATTATCTATGTCCCAGATAGACTTCACTCTTGTTTTGGAAACCAGTGTATTTGCCAAGTCAGTAGATTCACCCACAACTTGGCTTTCCAATGCTTACTGAAGGCAAGTCAGTTTCAGATGGCTGTCATATGACCCTATCATACTGGCATCCCATGATTCTCCCACACCCAAGATACCTAGCAATCATgagtaaattttattatataagtaaaCCTCTTTCCAGTCTCTAAACCTCTTTCCAGTCTCTAAACAATATTTGAGAGCACAGCCCTTGCCATGGCAATGCAAGGTATACTTCAATAAAGCCAGCCTGtgaaattattgtttttcttatttgtgtgttttttaatatCATGTAGAGTAGACTGAACTAGTTCATGCCTGCTAGCCTCTGTCACAGTAGACAATATGCAGATGATTGTCAAAGAATTCTAAAAAGCACTGAGTTAGAGAAAATATGcgagagacaaaacaaaattaataaaaat
It includes:
- the LOC110288546 gene encoding olfactory receptor 8K3-like, producing MENQNLSVLNEFILVGITDRPELKAPFFVLFFLIYVASVVGNLGMIALTTLDERLQTPMYFFLRHLAFIDFGYSTAVGPKTLVSFVTNKNTIPYNWCAFQLSLFIFFIISELFVLSAMAYDRYVAICNPLLYTVIMSQKVCWVLVTIPYLFSAFLSLITTIKIFISSFCGYNVISHFYCDSLPLLTLICSGTRDVELIILIFSAFNLISSLSVVLVSYTFILVAILRMNSAEGRHKAFSTCGSHLTVVVILYGTLSFMYIQPKSSHSFENDKMASVFYTLVIPVLNPIIYSLRNKEVKGALQKLWKNVCKVCI